In the genome of Bacillus sp. S3, one region contains:
- a CDS encoding extracellular solute-binding protein: MKRFMSITLSSVLLASSLAACSPDSEKTSSNTKKNEKMAITWFDGTWENPVPEPGNEAAKALNKKFNIDFKPQYIPFDLYDDKLTVKMASGDIPDVIGTEGADTNYIKWAKQGAFLPLNDYVKKYENFKDIPQSVWDAVSLDGKIYGIPLFFPASGGKKPIIRQDWLDKLGLEMPTNYEELEKVAIAFAKEDPDGNGKDDTIGLGLAKGIVYDPAFGAYWGNSWYHKNKDGQLIPGQISEGSKEKITALSELFKAGALDKDWPVKEYNEVFKDFNAGKVGIWYEQPGTQKGAQPNNLDLSTLRKNAPEAKITAIPAFEQPDGKSGYVYGSGYYRIWMLSSKLKNDSKKVEKILGMMDYMAKYVPASDQKPDNEYFDWTMGGEGKGYTIVDGQPEKSADYSKYAPLALFNEKLGGFAIGEKVMEDYAKQSKAPESKEFNSVMYDMLSKSNYYISPVGRIHSDVYNDKMAALNQYAANELTKMIAGQRPISEWDKFVDEFMSKGGKEVITDVNKLLDESKIEGEWLR; this comes from the coding sequence ATGAAACGTTTTATGTCCATTACATTATCGTCTGTTTTATTGGCGAGTTCACTTGCAGCTTGTTCTCCAGATAGTGAAAAAACTTCCTCAAATACCAAGAAAAATGAAAAAATGGCCATCACTTGGTTTGATGGTACGTGGGAAAATCCAGTTCCAGAACCAGGTAATGAAGCGGCTAAAGCTTTAAATAAAAAGTTTAATATTGACTTTAAACCACAGTACATCCCGTTTGACCTTTATGATGATAAACTGACAGTGAAAATGGCCTCCGGTGATATCCCAGATGTAATCGGGACAGAAGGCGCAGATACAAATTATATTAAGTGGGCAAAACAAGGTGCATTTTTACCATTAAATGATTATGTAAAGAAGTATGAAAACTTTAAAGATATTCCACAGTCTGTTTGGGATGCGGTAAGTTTAGATGGGAAAATATATGGAATTCCTCTTTTCTTCCCGGCTTCTGGCGGAAAGAAACCTATCATTCGTCAGGATTGGCTTGATAAATTAGGTTTAGAAATGCCTACAAACTATGAGGAGTTAGAGAAAGTCGCCATTGCATTTGCAAAAGAGGATCCAGACGGCAATGGCAAAGATGACACGATTGGTTTAGGACTTGCTAAAGGAATTGTCTATGACCCTGCATTCGGTGCATATTGGGGCAATAGCTGGTATCATAAAAATAAGGATGGCCAACTAATTCCAGGGCAAATTTCTGAAGGAAGCAAAGAAAAAATTACTGCTCTAAGTGAATTGTTTAAAGCAGGTGCGCTAGATAAAGACTGGCCTGTTAAAGAATATAATGAAGTCTTTAAAGATTTTAATGCCGGTAAAGTAGGAATTTGGTACGAGCAGCCAGGAACCCAAAAAGGTGCACAACCTAATAACCTTGACTTGTCTACCTTAAGAAAGAACGCACCTGAGGCAAAAATTACAGCTATTCCTGCCTTCGAGCAGCCTGATGGCAAATCTGGGTATGTATACGGTAGTGGTTATTATCGAATTTGGATGTTAAGTTCAAAATTAAAAAATGATTCGAAGAAGGTTGAAAAGATTTTAGGAATGATGGACTATATGGCCAAGTATGTACCTGCAAGTGACCAAAAGCCAGATAATGAATATTTTGATTGGACAATGGGCGGCGAAGGCAAAGGATATACGATCGTTGATGGGCAGCCGGAAAAGTCGGCAGACTATAGTAAATATGCTCCATTGGCACTGTTTAACGAGAAACTTGGTGGATTTGCTATCGGTGAAAAAGTCATGGAGGATTATGCAAAACAATCCAAGGCACCTGAATCAAAAGAATTTAATAGTGTAATGTATGATATGCTTTCAAAATCTAATTATTATATCAGCCCTGTTGGACGTATTCACTCAGATGTTTATAACGACAAGATGGCTGCTTTAAACCAGTATGCTGCGAATGAATTAACTAAGATGATTGCAGGTCAAAGACCAATTTCTGAGTGGGATAAATTTGTAGATGAGTTTATGTCCAAAGGCGGAAAAGAAGTCATTACTGATGTTAACAAACTATTAGATGAAAGTAAGATTGAAGGAGAATGGCTTAGATAA
- a CDS encoding ABC transporter permease: MENLQGTTEITGNLKGQVDVNITPNKSMIKRLWKERYLYLLLLPGLLYFIIYRYIPMAGNIIAFQDYSAFQGFLHSEWVGLKHFKTIFEDQEVIRVLWNTLYLSFLQIVFAFPISIILAIMLNEVRSSLYKRVIQSIVYVPHFLSWVVVIGIVTILLKSDGIVNKLLGSVFGMDSVPFLQDPHWFMPLVVLEVIWKESGWGTIIFLAALSGISPSLYEAAAVDGANRWQQIWHITLPALKSTIIILLILRLGSVLDVGFEQIYLMLTPFTMDVGNVLDTFVYLKGIQNSDFSFATAVGLFKSVIGLILIVAANRLAKRFGDGGVY, translated from the coding sequence ATGGAAAATTTACAAGGAACAACAGAAATAACGGGAAATCTAAAGGGACAAGTAGATGTAAACATCACACCCAATAAGAGTATGATAAAAAGATTGTGGAAAGAGCGATACCTCTATCTTTTGTTACTGCCGGGACTCCTTTATTTTATTATCTATCGGTATATCCCGATGGCTGGAAATATCATTGCTTTTCAAGATTATAGCGCATTTCAAGGTTTTCTTCATAGTGAATGGGTGGGATTGAAACACTTTAAAACGATTTTTGAGGATCAAGAAGTCATTCGAGTATTGTGGAATACCTTATACCTGTCTTTTCTGCAAATCGTCTTTGCTTTCCCAATCTCTATTATTCTAGCAATCATGCTGAATGAAGTGAGATCAAGCTTATATAAACGAGTGATCCAATCCATCGTTTATGTTCCCCATTTCTTATCATGGGTGGTTGTTATCGGGATTGTCACGATTTTACTAAAATCAGATGGAATTGTGAACAAATTACTTGGAAGTGTTTTTGGGATGGACTCAGTTCCTTTTTTACAAGACCCGCATTGGTTTATGCCGTTAGTGGTTCTAGAAGTTATTTGGAAGGAATCTGGATGGGGAACCATTATTTTTCTTGCGGCGTTATCTGGGATTAGCCCTAGCTTATATGAGGCTGCTGCTGTTGATGGTGCCAATCGTTGGCAACAGATATGGCATATTACATTACCTGCCCTAAAAAGTACGATTATTATTCTATTAATTCTAAGACTAGGCAGTGTTTTGGACGTAGGTTTTGAACAAATTTACTTAATGTTAACTCCTTTCACCATGGATGTTGGAAACGTACTTGACACGTTTGTCTACCTGAAAGGGATTCAAAACTCTGATTTTAGTTTCGCAACTGCGGTTGGGTTGTTTAAGTCTGTTATTGGACTGATCTTAATCGTTGCGGCCAACCGGTTAGCGAAACGCTTCGGGGACGGGGGAGTCTATTAA
- a CDS encoding beta-galactosidase — protein MITYDKKSWKINNERVFILSAAIHYFRLPRAEWEEVLEKAKAGGCNTIETYIPWNFHEMKEGEWDFTGDKDLAYFLQLCADKGLYVIARPGPYICAEWDFGGLPWWLSTKADIQYRSRDRLFLQYVDHYFDQVISIIDEYQLTKKGTVIMVQIENEFQAYGKPDKVYMEYLRDGMTARGIEVPFVTCYGGVEGAVEFLNFWSNAKQAAETLDERYENQPKGVMEFWIGWFEQWGGNRADQKTPEQLERECYQLLSNGYSAINYYMYFGGTNFDHWGGRTFGEQTFTTTSYDYDVAINEYLQPTRKFEVLKRVHALINWLEPLFTNAEQASTNVKLPGHLTSQRIVSPFGEVLFIENKRNERVKSHLFHQNERISFTVEANAILPIVQNVLVRDGFTIKALTGQTTGFESTKAVIYHEEGQCSTLLLQLDQKAGVHCPLPNRYEWIEDDLLLFTFYHGNQPQSVQLSFEDGSTYFLDIVSRRSLEESVTELEQGAPLSPLHWECADEPLCFLADGVKMAEKPLDFSSFGQFSGYLGYESEFTALETKNTTMVFPRIEDPVMVFCNDTYVGKLSKIGAAAIETAVKAGKNKLTCLVQNMGRFNFTQALGEPKGISDAPAQNGKHLSLLGGWQVEGCGRHHHLSQIPSIGGRIGFLRSFQNHGYDRAILVGEGVSLVRVNGKPVKMLMDSQTGWSRGSAVYGVADLSDVLTQGENVLDLDVQHVSSIRRFDLYLFNEKEQILDWKMKSFAQIEEQKDWYKQIDPPKESTAPRWYRSRFSWDPVNGSVVKVRFNHMSKGCFWVNGHCLGRYWNIGPQEDYKIPASLLAEENELVIFDEDGVTPADVVIHCYTPSVRISKGNSQQPVMMLEN, from the coding sequence ATGATAACGTATGATAAGAAAAGTTGGAAGATTAATAATGAACGAGTCTTTATTCTATCAGCAGCGATTCACTATTTCCGCCTGCCTAGAGCAGAGTGGGAGGAAGTGTTAGAGAAGGCGAAGGCCGGAGGATGTAATACAATTGAAACCTACATTCCATGGAATTTTCATGAAATGAAGGAAGGCGAGTGGGATTTCACTGGTGATAAGGATTTAGCCTATTTTCTGCAATTATGCGCTGACAAAGGATTGTATGTGATTGCACGGCCGGGACCTTATATTTGTGCGGAATGGGATTTTGGCGGACTGCCTTGGTGGCTCTCTACGAAAGCGGATATTCAATACCGTTCACGTGATCGACTATTTTTACAGTATGTCGATCATTATTTTGATCAGGTCATTTCCATCATTGATGAATACCAACTGACAAAAAAAGGAACCGTTATCATGGTTCAAATTGAAAATGAATTTCAAGCATATGGCAAACCGGATAAAGTGTATATGGAATATTTACGGGACGGAATGACAGCACGAGGTATTGAGGTTCCTTTTGTAACATGCTACGGAGGCGTGGAGGGAGCGGTGGAATTCCTTAATTTCTGGTCCAATGCAAAGCAGGCGGCCGAAACGCTGGATGAGCGTTATGAAAATCAGCCGAAAGGGGTTATGGAGTTTTGGATTGGCTGGTTTGAACAATGGGGCGGAAACAGGGCGGATCAAAAGACACCAGAGCAGCTTGAACGTGAGTGCTATCAGCTCTTAAGCAATGGATATTCGGCGATCAATTATTATATGTATTTTGGTGGAACCAATTTTGATCATTGGGGCGGCCGGACGTTTGGTGAACAGACCTTTACAACTACCTCATATGATTATGATGTTGCGATAAATGAATATCTGCAGCCAACGAGGAAATTTGAAGTGTTAAAGCGAGTGCATGCCTTGATTAACTGGTTAGAACCGCTATTTACAAATGCGGAACAAGCGAGTACGAATGTGAAGCTTCCAGGTCACTTGACATCCCAGCGGATTGTCAGTCCCTTCGGTGAGGTCCTCTTTATCGAAAATAAACGAAATGAACGGGTTAAATCCCATCTATTTCATCAGAATGAGAGGATTTCGTTTACGGTTGAAGCGAATGCGATTTTACCGATTGTGCAAAATGTACTCGTGAGGGATGGCTTTACCATCAAAGCGCTTACGGGCCAGACGACAGGCTTTGAGTCAACGAAAGCGGTTATTTATCACGAGGAGGGCCAATGTTCTACTTTATTATTACAGCTTGATCAAAAAGCCGGCGTCCATTGTCCGCTGCCAAATCGTTATGAATGGATTGAGGATGATCTTCTGCTGTTTACCTTCTACCATGGAAACCAGCCGCAGTCAGTTCAGCTTTCCTTTGAGGACGGTTCCACCTATTTCCTTGATATTGTATCAAGACGTTCATTGGAAGAAAGCGTAACTGAATTGGAACAGGGTGCTCCCCTTTCTCCGTTACATTGGGAATGTGCTGATGAGCCTCTGTGTTTTTTAGCCGATGGTGTGAAAATGGCTGAGAAGCCGCTTGATTTTAGCAGCTTTGGGCAATTTAGCGGCTATTTAGGGTATGAGAGTGAGTTTACGGCCCTAGAGACGAAAAACACAACGATGGTCTTTCCGCGGATTGAAGATCCTGTGATGGTCTTTTGTAATGATACCTATGTCGGTAAGCTTAGTAAGATAGGGGCTGCAGCCATCGAGACTGCCGTTAAGGCAGGGAAGAATAAGTTAACCTGTCTTGTTCAAAATATGGGGCGTTTCAACTTCACTCAAGCGCTTGGCGAGCCAAAAGGCATAAGTGATGCACCTGCTCAAAACGGAAAGCATCTCTCGTTGCTCGGAGGCTGGCAGGTGGAAGGTTGTGGCCGGCACCATCATTTATCGCAGATTCCGTCCATTGGCGGTCGCATTGGTTTTTTACGATCTTTCCAAAACCATGGGTATGACCGGGCGATTCTCGTCGGGGAGGGAGTTTCTCTTGTTAGGGTAAATGGGAAACCAGTCAAGATGTTGATGGACAGCCAGACAGGCTGGTCGAGAGGCAGTGCGGTCTATGGAGTTGCGGATCTTAGTGATGTGCTTACACAGGGGGAAAATGTGTTGGATTTAGATGTTCAACATGTTTCGAGTATTCGCCGGTTTGACCTTTATTTATTTAACGAGAAGGAACAAATTCTTGATTGGAAAATGAAATCCTTTGCCCAGATTGAGGAACAGAAGGATTGGTACAAACAGATTGATCCTCCAAAGGAATCCACTGCACCACGCTGGTACCGCAGCCGTTTTTCTTGGGATCCAGTGAATGGCTCTGTAGTGAAAGTCCGGTTTAACCACATGAGTAAAGGGTGCTTCTGGGTGAATGGCCATTGTTTAGGAAGGTATTGGAATATTGGGCCGCAGGAGGACTATAAAATCCCGGCATCCCTGCTTGCTGAAGAGAATGAACTGGTCATTTTTGATGAAGACGGTGTGACGCCGGCGGATGTGGTGATTCATTGTTATACACCATCCGTAAGGATATCAAAAGGCAACAGTCAGCAGCCAGTCATGATGCTGGAAAATTAG
- a CDS encoding beta-N-acetylglucosaminidase domain-containing protein, which produces MNTKLWLKLGIIFTMLFTTVIGMTAPTASAQANSQIEYEIYPVPHHVTYHEGALKLDKPLQVIYDDTIDSVTKKKVENTLKQNGYPAPNVGTQPSEDKINILIGTKGSNGPVDTYAAANVNSEGMDFSKIDAYQLDIQKNTITILGKDTDASFYGVVSLNAILAQVPDKEVRHLTINDYANTKIRGFIEGYYGIPWSNEDRMSLMRFAGQFKATSYVFAPKDDPYHREKWAELYPPEKLAEIKEMAQVGNENKTRFVWTISPLAEVARISQTGGDPMLKLQENTDKMLAKFDQLYDVGVRQFGVLGDDVGSLPRNYVVALMHSVSEWAKEKGDVYDILYCPASYNSSWAWNPNELNDYEKGFDKNIQIFWTGSTTCAPIVQSTIDTFKTRSNGGVERRDPLFWLNWPVNDVDMSRVFLGKGEMLQPGIKNLAGAVTNPMQEAEASKISIFAVADYAWNTETFNAQKSWEDSFNYIESDAAAELHTLAKHMSDADPNGLKLSESEEIKSLLDSVTAKVNNGESLKNAAPEAIAELQKIADAADGFLAKTKNEKLKEELAPFVKALRDMVLADIEFIQTDLAIEAGNKAETWDHFAKATALRQQSLNYDRPLLNGTMKTKPAKKRLQPFTTNLESKISPKVAALLDLEKPVTKASIFTNDDAYKNVSLNEEKSVTSITDAGKITLKKGEYFGVKLSRVKDVTEIVAPSVKGLTLESSLNGIKWKKVESDTGPADARYVRLLNKQAKPVEFTLDSFKVTSFEVEAKSVKETNYTSMENPLGLFDGDLTTPGWLKNSQISGKYMTFDLGQEITLNSLKAVITEGEHDFPRHAILEASLDGIEWTTVMTFGNQDGANEGEAANEDRSDAIFDQYEAPYRSKEVRDLDQKAKYLRFKLTRTKVGSDKWVRMQEIVINDGKYYPESNDPTITTNAAVKIGFVKDHLIDGKLNTKFMPAGTEAGEILYHVGEAGASVTGITILEDPTHLSGSKVSVRTVTGWRHLGTIESGYQSFDTTQLPEILDIKIEWPEGKTPTISEIKIDKQ; this is translated from the coding sequence TTGAACACAAAACTTTGGCTTAAACTAGGAATTATTTTTACTATGTTATTTACAACAGTTATTGGAATGACAGCACCCACGGCTTCCGCACAAGCAAACTCACAAATTGAATATGAAATCTACCCTGTACCACATCATGTCACCTATCATGAAGGGGCATTAAAATTAGACAAACCGCTTCAAGTCATATACGACGACACCATTGATTCCGTAACAAAGAAAAAAGTAGAAAACACGTTGAAACAAAATGGCTACCCGGCTCCGAACGTTGGAACCCAGCCTTCAGAAGACAAAATTAATATTTTAATAGGCACGAAAGGCTCGAACGGCCCGGTGGATACCTATGCTGCTGCGAACGTAAACAGCGAAGGTATGGATTTTTCAAAAATTGATGCCTATCAATTAGACATTCAAAAAAATACCATCACGATTTTAGGAAAAGATACCGATGCCAGCTTCTATGGTGTCGTATCGTTAAATGCGATCCTGGCACAAGTTCCTGACAAAGAAGTCCGGCATTTAACGATTAATGACTATGCCAATACAAAAATCCGAGGATTTATTGAAGGCTACTACGGTATACCTTGGAGCAATGAGGACCGGATGTCACTGATGCGCTTTGCCGGTCAATTTAAAGCAACTTCCTATGTATTTGCACCAAAAGACGACCCGTATCACCGTGAAAAGTGGGCTGAACTCTATCCGCCTGAGAAACTAGCAGAAATCAAAGAAATGGCGCAAGTCGGGAATGAGAATAAAACTCGCTTCGTTTGGACGATTTCGCCACTAGCCGAAGTAGCGCGAATCTCGCAAACCGGCGGTGACCCGATGCTGAAACTTCAAGAAAACACCGATAAAATGCTGGCCAAATTCGACCAATTATACGATGTTGGCGTGCGGCAGTTCGGTGTGTTAGGCGATGATGTCGGCAGCCTGCCGCGTAATTATGTGGTCGCCCTGATGCATTCGGTATCGGAATGGGCAAAAGAAAAAGGCGATGTCTATGATATCTTGTACTGTCCGGCGAGCTACAATTCCAGCTGGGCGTGGAATCCAAACGAATTAAACGACTATGAAAAAGGCTTCGATAAAAATATTCAAATTTTCTGGACGGGTTCGACTACTTGTGCACCGATTGTCCAGTCGACCATTGATACGTTTAAAACCAGAAGCAATGGCGGCGTGGAAAGAAGGGATCCATTATTCTGGCTAAACTGGCCAGTGAATGATGTCGATATGTCACGCGTATTCTTAGGAAAAGGAGAAATGCTCCAGCCTGGCATCAAGAATCTAGCCGGTGCCGTAACAAACCCGATGCAGGAAGCAGAAGCATCAAAGATTTCTATTTTCGCTGTGGCCGATTATGCGTGGAACACGGAAACGTTCAATGCGCAAAAAAGCTGGGAAGACAGCTTTAACTACATCGAGTCAGATGCAGCGGCAGAGCTTCATACTTTAGCGAAACATATGTCCGATGCTGATCCGAACGGTCTTAAATTGTCCGAAAGTGAAGAGATTAAAAGTTTATTAGATTCCGTCACTGCGAAGGTGAATAACGGGGAATCATTAAAAAATGCTGCACCGGAAGCAATTGCAGAACTGCAAAAAATTGCCGATGCCGCAGATGGATTTTTAGCAAAAACAAAAAATGAAAAGTTAAAAGAAGAATTGGCACCATTTGTAAAAGCGTTACGAGACATGGTCCTAGCGGATATTGAGTTTATTCAAACAGACTTGGCCATTGAAGCGGGCAATAAAGCAGAAACATGGGATCATTTTGCCAAAGCAACAGCTTTACGCCAGCAAAGCTTAAACTATGACCGTCCGCTCTTAAACGGCACAATGAAAACAAAGCCAGCAAAAAAACGGCTCCAGCCATTTACTACGAACCTAGAGAGCAAAATTTCACCAAAGGTGGCAGCGCTGCTAGACCTTGAGAAACCAGTGACAAAGGCAAGCATTTTTACAAATGACGATGCTTATAAAAACGTATCATTAAATGAAGAGAAATCTGTGACCTCGATTACCGATGCAGGTAAGATTACGCTCAAAAAAGGTGAATATTTCGGGGTAAAATTAAGCCGGGTTAAAGATGTGACCGAGATTGTGGCGCCTTCTGTCAAGGGTTTAACATTGGAGTCCTCCTTAAACGGTATTAAGTGGAAAAAGGTAGAAAGTGACACTGGCCCAGCGGATGCCAGATATGTAAGGCTTTTGAACAAACAGGCAAAGCCGGTTGAATTTACGTTAGACAGTTTCAAAGTGACTTCGTTTGAAGTTGAAGCAAAATCTGTGAAAGAAACGAATTACACCAGCATGGAGAATCCGCTGGGACTGTTTGATGGCGACCTCACTACACCAGGCTGGTTAAAAAACAGTCAAATAAGCGGGAAATATATGACGTTTGATTTGGGTCAAGAAATCACGCTGAACAGTCTAAAAGCAGTGATTACAGAAGGAGAACATGACTTTCCAAGACATGCCATTCTTGAGGCCTCTTTAGATGGAATCGAGTGGACGACCGTGATGACTTTCGGGAACCAGGACGGTGCCAACGAGGGCGAAGCGGCGAATGAAGACCGAAGCGATGCGATTTTCGATCAATATGAAGCACCTTATCGTTCAAAAGAAGTCCGTGATTTAGATCAAAAAGCCAAGTATTTGCGCTTTAAGTTAACAAGAACAAAGGTTGGCTCAGATAAGTGGGTTCGCATGCAGGAAATCGTCATCAACGATGGCAAGTACTACCCTGAAAGCAATGATCCTACGATTACCACGAATGCCGCCGTTAAAATAGGCTTTGTGAAGGATCATCTCATTGATGGTAAACTAAATACGAAGTTCATGCCAGCAGGAACTGAAGCTGGGGAAATTCTCTATCATGTCGGGGAAGCAGGAGCAAGTGTAACGGGGATTACCATTTTAGAAGACCCAACTCACTTATCCGGCAGCAAGGTTTCCGTCAGAACGGTTACTGGCTGGAGACATCTCGGAACCATCGAATCGGGCTATCAATCCTTTGATACCACACAATTACCGGAGATTTTGGATATAAAAATTGAATGGCCAGAAGGCAAAACACCAACGATTTCTGAAATCAAAATTGACAAACAGTAA
- a CDS encoding arylsulfatase, with product MKPNILLLMVDQMRGDCLSVLDHPVVDTPNLDQLARNGVLFQQAYTATPSCVPARASVLTGMSQTGTGRVGYQDKVPWNYEHTLAGEFTKAGYHTQAIGKMHVYPARNLLGFHHVVLHDGYLHYNRFKHHNLEIESYNYSGDDYLPWLKQQAGAQADLNDLGLDCNASTVARPWHLPESMHPTNWVVTQSIDFLRRRDPSKPFFLKMSFVRPHPPFDPPQAFFDMYKDLDLPDSPIGDWAETEDPGKQGYNPVTSKGIVPKNRLKRAQAAYYALITHIDYQIGRFLMAMEEHGVLNNTVILFCSDHGELLGDHHLFRKSLAYEGSAKVPFILSDPGNLLKLQNNQKVDRVVELRDIMPTLLDAAKVEIPDSVEGRSVLPLCREQQPEVEWREYIHGEHTLGESSHHYLTNGKEKYIWYSQTGEEQLFQLEQDPQELVNLSAKAECADRLHFWREQLIKELEGREEGFTDGKKLVVGRKTKACLAHISSEKKPSV from the coding sequence ATGAAACCGAATATCCTATTATTGATGGTTGATCAAATGCGTGGGGATTGTTTAAGTGTGCTGGATCATCCTGTCGTTGATACGCCCAATCTTGATCAACTGGCACGCAACGGGGTTCTTTTTCAGCAGGCTTATACAGCTACACCCTCCTGTGTTCCGGCGCGGGCATCGGTATTAACCGGAATGTCGCAAACGGGAACAGGCCGTGTCGGCTATCAGGATAAAGTGCCGTGGAATTATGAACATACGTTGGCAGGAGAGTTTACGAAAGCAGGGTACCATACACAAGCGATTGGAAAAATGCATGTCTATCCGGCAAGAAATTTACTCGGTTTTCATCATGTAGTCTTGCATGATGGCTACCTGCACTATAACCGTTTTAAACATCATAATCTTGAAATAGAGTCCTATAATTACAGCGGTGATGATTACCTTCCATGGCTGAAGCAGCAGGCGGGAGCACAGGCTGATTTGAATGACTTAGGATTGGATTGCAATGCCTCTACGGTAGCAAGACCGTGGCATTTGCCTGAATCGATGCATCCTACGAATTGGGTCGTCACACAGTCAATCGACTTCTTAAGAAGACGGGATCCGTCCAAGCCTTTCTTCTTAAAGATGTCCTTTGTCAGACCGCACCCGCCGTTTGATCCGCCGCAGGCTTTTTTTGATATGTATAAGGATCTAGACCTTCCGGATTCACCGATAGGCGATTGGGCAGAAACAGAGGATCCGGGGAAACAGGGATACAATCCGGTTACCTCGAAAGGAATTGTGCCGAAGAATCGATTAAAGCGGGCACAAGCTGCCTACTATGCTTTAATCACCCATATCGATTATCAGATTGGCCGGTTTTTAATGGCGATGGAGGAGCATGGTGTGCTCAATAATACGGTTATTCTCTTTTGTTCGGATCACGGGGAATTGCTGGGAGATCATCATTTATTTCGTAAATCCTTAGCTTATGAAGGAAGTGCCAAAGTTCCCTTTATTCTCTCGGATCCTGGCAATCTCTTAAAGCTTCAGAATAACCAGAAGGTGGATCGTGTAGTGGAGCTAAGGGATATTATGCCGACCTTATTAGATGCTGCAAAGGTGGAGATTCCAGACAGTGTGGAAGGCAGGAGTGTATTACCCCTTTGCCGGGAGCAGCAGCCGGAAGTGGAGTGGCGTGAATATATTCACGGTGAACATACATTGGGGGAAAGCTCTCATCACTACCTGACAAATGGGAAGGAAAAGTATATCTGGTACTCTCAGACAGGAGAAGAACAGCTGTTTCAATTGGAGCAGGACCCGCAGGAATTGGTCAACCTTTCAGCCAAAGCTGAATGTGCAGATCGCTTGCATTTTTGGAGAGAACAGCTCATAAAGGAGCTGGAGGGACGGGAAGAAGGATTTACTGATGGGAAAAAGCTAGTTGTCGGTAGAAAAACAAAAGCATGCCTTGCTCATATCTCTAGCGAAAAGAAACCAAGTGTCTAA
- a CDS encoding carbohydrate ABC transporter permease translates to MLKSRTASEKIVDTTNIILLALIALTMLFPFYYMFVVSFATYEEFVKSDLLLFPKTWVLDAYEYILGSKEFIRSLGVTVYVTIVGTLVSLMLTAMMAYSLSRNILGQKIYVFLVLFTFVFGAGMIPTYMIVQATGLMDSLWALIIPGAISSFNLIVMRQFFMALPVDLTEAAIIDGANDLQIFAKIILPLSKPALAAFGLFYAVGIWNSYFTALLYLSDPAKWTVQVVLRQMVILNKGNLLDVGMQAGMDNPPPAETVGMAAILIATVPILIVYPFLQKHFAKGVMLGSVKE, encoded by the coding sequence GTGCTAAAGAGTAGAACAGCATCAGAAAAAATAGTAGATACGACCAATATCATTCTTCTTGCGCTGATTGCACTGACCATGTTGTTTCCGTTTTATTATATGTTTGTTGTATCGTTTGCAACGTACGAAGAATTTGTAAAATCGGATTTGCTGCTATTTCCGAAAACATGGGTGTTAGATGCATACGAGTATATTTTAGGCTCTAAAGAATTCATCCGGTCACTTGGAGTTACCGTTTATGTAACTATAGTAGGTACATTAGTTAGTTTAATGTTGACGGCGATGATGGCTTATTCCTTATCAAGAAACATACTTGGTCAAAAAATTTATGTATTTCTTGTATTATTTACATTTGTATTTGGTGCGGGAATGATCCCAACCTATATGATTGTTCAGGCAACAGGGTTAATGGATTCTCTTTGGGCTTTAATTATTCCAGGTGCCATAAGCTCGTTTAATTTAATTGTCATGAGGCAGTTTTTCATGGCTTTGCCAGTAGACCTGACAGAGGCTGCCATCATTGATGGAGCAAATGATTTGCAAATTTTTGCGAAAATCATTCTCCCATTATCAAAGCCAGCATTAGCAGCCTTTGGCTTGTTTTACGCCGTTGGAATTTGGAACTCTTATTTCACAGCATTACTTTATTTGAGTGATCCAGCAAAATGGACCGTTCAGGTTGTTCTAAGACAGATGGTCATTCTAAACAAAGGCAATTTACTAGATGTCGGGATGCAAGCAGGAATGGATAATCCTCCGCCAGCTGAAACGGTTGGAATGGCAGCAATCCTCATTGCTACCGTTCCTATTCTGATCGTCTACCCATTCTTACAAAAACACTTTGCGAAAGGAGTGATGCTAGGATCGGTGAAAGAGTAG